ACCAATATAAACCctgtgtaccaaaaacagttaaattggcagtttgtatttttatgtttgaTTGTTTAGGTTTAAAGCGTAGTGCTTGTTTTTTAAGAACCTGTCTATATTATAAACTCATCAATTAAGAGctactgtatttttaaaacaaacattaaaatgactTCAGATGTAAACTGTATGCAGGCTATTTCAACAATCATTTTTGGATGCAAGTAAAAAAGGTAATCAAACTTTccttaaaacagtaaaaaaagtgTTCTTTAAGCCAAATGTGTTTGTTCTAATCGTGCCCAGAACTGGTCTATCATTTTCCTTTTATCATGGCTGTGATATTTGCAGTAAAATTGTAGTTAATGTGTGATAAATATGTTATGTAGGCTCTGAATTTTTAAACAGAGCTATTTCTATCATAATAATTAATGCTTACCAAACTTTTGGACCTTGAATTCTTGGATGGTAGCACTTTTCTCATCATTGCGGTAGTGAGCTTTAATCTTCCACACCCCTGGCCTAAAAGAGCAAACTGATGTTTACAACGAGCTTGTATTTTGTTAGTATTTTTAagcattctatttttttttgtgtaaaaaacaaaagtgttttttaaGTGACATATTTCAATGTAGTTTTTTctaaatttaaagaaaatataatagtaatactaacaGAAGCTGAAGCTGGATGGGTCTGTGCAACAGCTAGGCAAGGCCAATGTGCTTATGAGCTTTGCTTACTATTGCTAGCTTTGAAGGCTTGACAttgaaaacatttttatttatttgtatttgtgttcttGATGCAACAAATttattaacagtattttaaTATCTGGTGGTGAAATAAAGAAAGgatacactaatacactgaCCATTTTGATATAGATATAAAGATATAATTGTACAGAATATTTTGCAGTACAGCTGCATTAATAATAACCACCATTAAAAGTATTTGCAACAGGACAGGAGAATTagtgaaaaaaattaaacatactGTGAAACATCTGGAATAGCAAAATCAGTGGAATAAATGCTGTTCTCGACTTGTATAAATGTCTTCTTGACTGTGTTTCCTTCTGCATTCTTTTACAGACACCATAGTCAAAACATAGATAGTGAGGGCACcatattaatttttaaaatgtaatgtttttaaatatttttgcactAAATGaagaataattaataattacgaTACTTACAATTATGTAAACATATATCTTTGTTTTGGATATAGGCCGCATGGCATGGTCAAGAGTGAAAATCCTGTACTGAACTGGAAATTAATCAAAATGAATAtatcacattacatacacagaaAGAAAATAACCTGTGTTTGCATACAGTGGGGATTTGGGTAAACACTGTTAATATAACTGTTTATACAATTCCAGTTAAGGGATTTCTCCTTTACCTTTTTGTGTGGGGTTGTACATGGGTTGGTCTGTTTGAATAAAGATGTAGCCTCTGTGTTGGGAGACCAACACTCGAGCTATTTTTCTCTTACTTTCACCAACATCACATACCAGGTTTAGATAAGGTGGCTCTGCATTGGTTGATGGTAAACTTGCGGTTTTCTCAGGAAGCACCTAATTAGTAAAAGACAAAAACCCAAACTCTACCGTAGTAAACAGCATGTCTAATTACTGCATTACCAAGTgctgtggtttgggacacagccattaAATTACTTATGTGCTAATAAAACATGGATAACACTAGGTGTAAAATAATGTCCTGCAAATGTAAAGAacacaatacatttattttttgcaatgcatcaATCATTACTCCAGTATGTAAAAGTGCATACTAATGTTTTATATATCTGCTAATTTAATCTTCTAATTGATAGCTGCAGTCCTGAAAGTATTAATAGATTAATGGAATTGGCATTGCACtgatgcatttaaaaatgttcaagACATGCAAGAATGCAAAGAGCACACCAGTGCTTTAAACCCCCTGAGTAAAATACATTGAAATCTGGTCAATACTTTAAAAAGGGGTGTCAACACTGTGACTGGAGAACAGCAATGCTAGTAATTGCTAAAGTATATATTACCTAAAGGTGGGACACCAGCTGGGCTGAATAGGGGCTTTACAACCCATACAATTTTATAGTACTCAGCTATAGTTTGATATATTTGATTTATACTGTACCAAACAATATACGACTAACACAGTACTCcccctactactactactactactactactactactactaatatctTATTCCCCCAGTTTTACTGGTATTGAACAGTCCAGTAGTAAACTAAGCTGTTGTCTAAAGCAGTTTGTACTGATACTGAATATTAAAAGTTTTCGTTATCTGCATGTGTGATCTGCAtgtgttaaatgtatttgaatatACCTGaagttctagtgttttaatATCTCCTTCCTGTGTGATCCGTACAGTCTCTTTCTTTGACATTAGAACACGTCCAACCTCCTGCTCCAAGTAACAGGTCACATCTTTATTCAGCAGTGCTTTACCAACCTGGACTGATACTGTCTCCTTCACTCCAACATGAAATACACTGGGGGCTGTCACCAGGAATCTATACCAGTGTCAGGAATCAGAAaggaaatatgaaaaaaaatcatgttttctGATATGTAAATGTATCACAGATATTCCTtaacaaatgtgttttattcaCCTTAGGTAGCTAAGTCATTTGGATTATATACTATTCTAATGAGAAGTGGGTGAAGGTGGCTGCCACAGCAGACTCACCACCAAACAATGTTGTTTCTAAATTGTTGGACTGTTTGCTCACTGTTTTATGGAAAACATATAATCTTAGCCCAACCTTGCTCATAAAAGAGAGTTTGTGAGATCTTCACATTAATGTTTCTTTTATACTTACTTTATACTCCCCATTATTGCATCAAATGTTACTTATTTACCTGTTTACCTTAATTTGGAAATTTCAGAACAGGAGTTTGTTCCACAAACTTGCTCCAACGCTTTTACGACAGATTGCAGACATTTAGCAAGGAATTAACCCATATTCACAAAAATGTATAACATTAAAATTGTAaaatgctgaatatttttgtgctttttttaattgtttattttctatttattaatttctttttttgtattttaccacctgtttcatttttttggggaattgggtttgtacatAAAACTTTTTACCAGGCTGTTACAGGTGACAGAAAGAACTCCTTGACTAGTTGAGTATAAACGAGTAAGAAAAGTGCTGCCCACTTACCTCTCTGTATAAACCTGCTGTGTGACATAAGCAAAATACAGCATGAAATAAAGTATGGAACCCatgttcagttcagttctgtTATTAGAAAAGAACTGTGATAAAGTTTCACCTTTAACTCCTCTTACACTCTGGTACAATTTACATTAAATCAAAGAAATTAATGTTTTGGGTCAAAAAACACATTGCACAATCCAGATGTCTGCTTTCCTATTGGACGGGTTATAGGTGCACTTTCTCTACAATCATGTGATTTCACAGAAATGCTCAAACAAATATTGATTGAAATgcagttttatttgatttgggGAGAATTTAGTGCAAAAGTAAAATGATAGAATTGattaaatattttgggtttttgTCTACTAACCTAAAAAGCAGACTTCATACTTACTTTATACTTTCATTAATCTACAACATTTTCAAAtaattcttaatttttttagaagtcAGACGTGCGCATGGTGTcttaaatgcagttttaattattaatgattattaaGACTATGAAaatgtatcattattattatttattcattactgAAAACATTCAATAATTAAATTTTACAGAGAAtccaaataaaatgtaaatttaaaattccaatttaaacatttgagaaatgctttaataatgcaactatgttattaaaccttaataaataaacagctactctttaacaagacaactaacacATGATTTTAtagtcagataatcttattcccTTCCATTCAGCgtttagccctaaacaataaaaataactaattaAATAGTCAATCAGTACAGCTATTTTGCCAGAATGTGGCGCTGTCATGACTTTGACAATAACTTCTTTTTAGTAAGTGCATTTGGAAATGCTTATGCTATTTCAGACTTAGGGAGAGACTTTTTTTTACAAGGCAGACATGCAGTCCATcgatctgtagctgttgtgatgcttcatggtgtgaaatgcaaaaactccctctgcagcagtaacaacatcttctgtgTTACCCGGTCTCACAAAATAGTTCATTTACCTGACGAACTCTCTCTCCCTACAAAAGCCGAATCCCGAACATTTCTGGTGATTTGGAAATCCCGGCCGAACACATCTTAGGCCCAAAAAAGTGGACAAGTCAGAGAAAAAGAGGACGCGTGGTCACCTTAGTTTAAACTAAAGGTAGAGAATAAgcaatatgtatttttttctagGGTAAAGCAAAGATCAAACACAACCAGATAATTCAAAATTAAGATGTGATCTAAATTAATGTACCAGAagctaaatctaaataaataataagaaaaaaaccAAACATCACATCCTGTATTAATATTACACTtagtggccactttattaggaacacctgcttGATAAAGTCACTCAACATGACATGAATTAGAAGCTTTAGTTTTTCTTCACATCAAACATCAGAAGAGAAAAACATCTGATCTAAGTGACCATTTGTTGATTCTGCTTGATTCTCGGGAGGCGAGTCCCTCCCCTGCAGTGATGTCACTGGTTCAGTCTCTCTGGTTCTATGGTTTAAAGATTAAATAATGTGTTTCTGGCTCCAGTAATTACAGCTAATAAACAATCACACTTAAACGTTTCTCACTGACTAATTGACTGGCTAAGTAATTGGTTGATTGAGTGATGATCAGTGAGGGAGGGTGGTGAAGGTGATCGTGGGTGGAGATTCTGGTTGGAGGATGAGGGTGTATTTGGTGTTCAGATCATTTGTGGATGGAACACTCAACCGAAAATGCCTTAgtatctgtaacacacacacacacacacacacacacacacgttatagcACTATATATGCTTTACCTCCCTCTGCCTCTTGACTAGTTACCCCACTCTTCCACTTACATGCATTAGAAGAAGCTGCATCTCGTTTTCGGCGATTCTCCGTCCCACACATTGTCGCGCCCCAAAACCAAATGCCAAGGAGCGAAATCCTGCCCCAGTGCCCGTCTCTGCGGCGGTGTTGTTACTGCTACGCCCCTCTCCAGACTCACTACCAACCCAGCGACCAGGGTCAAAGTTCAAAGGATTCTGGAAGATATCCTGACTCCGCCCCAAAGGGTACAAACACACCTGCACCAGAGTCTgcacaaaaacacaataaaacaataaaaaaacataataaataataattaatcatttataataatagcaCCCATAATGCATAACTAGTAAATGAATACTGTTTCTTtgtgcttactgtaaaatcatgtCACTaaggggtgcacaaacttttgcatacAACTGCATTTGTGTCTGTGTTCTTACCCCAGCTGGTATGTGGTAGTTCTGTAGTACGATGTCTCTAATTGGGTATCTTTGTACTGTAATACCTACTGGATacaacctgcacacacacacacacacacacacaatcataatcACATGACATATATGACTATGATTGATTAATGATTATTGATGATCAGTAGTGGTACCTGAGCGTCTCCTTGATCGTGCCCTTGAGCAGTGGTGCCCCTTGCAGAGCTTTAAAAGGATTCCCATTGGCCTTTGCCCATGCTGACTGAACCTGAGCTCGTACCTGCTCCTGAACCTCAGGGCTCCGTGCTAACTCAAACAGAGCAAACTGTAGTGGAACTGCTGTCTGAGACACAGATACAGAAATGAGATCTGATTTGATCGTGTGACTTTATTAACAGTATGAAACAAATAACAGAGCTATTAGGCAGCGTGTCTAATATTGCATGTCCTGTGATTTTATCATATAAACTTACGGCAGAGACACTGAAGCAACATTTCACACACAGTTTGCATTTCTTAAACTTTAAACACTGACGTAATAGCTGTGATACCCCTGAAGGGGCAGGCCTAGCCCTATTTCTATGGCCACTACCACATTATTCATCTAAGACGGTGTCTatgtatttttgacccagccGATTTTCACACGATAAATGTATAAAGGTTTTGTTGGTTCCAAAAATTTTGTCACAGATAAAGAACAAATCATAAATTTGTAAAATTTCAAAAGTACAATATAATTCACCTCCTTTAAACACAGGTAAACTACTgactatacaccaatcagccataccattCAATTCAacatcttgtttctacactcactgtccattttttcagcttcacttaccatatagaagcactttgtagttctacaattactgactgtagtccatctgtttctctacatacctttttagcctgccttcaccctgttcttcaatggtcaggaccactaaagagtaggtattatttgggtggtggatcattctcagcactgcagtgacactgacagtgtgtgttgtgctggtatgagtggataagacacagcagcgctgctggagtttttaaataccgtgtccactcactgttcactctattagacactcctacctagttggtccaccttgtagatgtaaagtcagagacgaccgctcatctattgctgctgtttgagttggtcatcttcttgaccttcatcagtggtcacaggacactgcccactgggcgctgttggctggatatttttggttggtggactattctcagtccagcagtgacagtgatgtgtttaaaaactccatcagcgctgctgtgtctgatccactcataccagcacaacacacactaacacaccaccaccatgtcagtgtcactgcagtgctgagaatcatccaccacccaaataatacctgctctgtagtgatcctgtgggggtcctgaccattgaaaaacagggtgaaagcaggttagaaaggtatgtagagaaacagatggactacagtcagtaattgtagaattacaaagtgcttctatatggtaagtggagctgataaaatggacagtgagtgtagaaacaaggaggtggtcataatgttttgcctgatcggtgtaagagttattactgtattactgtGCAGTGTCCCCTAGTGGCCAGGCAATGTAGCGATCGCTCCACATGCAGTAACACAAGCAGAGAATCATGAAGCTCAGCTAAAAGTTTCAGGAGAGATTTAAAAAGTCCTGACTTAGATTTATAAACgtcaaaaaaatcatttattttgtttgttactCACCGTATCGACTCCTCCGGCCATCAGTTCAGTGATGTTAGCTCGGATTAGCTCTAGCGGTAGCTGTCCTCTCTCCATTAGCTGCCCCAATACTCCATAGAACTGAGAAACCTCTGCTGCACCACTAATACTGCCTCCCTGTGTCTGAAGCCGCTCATAGACTCTCTTGATCCTGGcttcagctacacacacacacacacttcttacaCAATGCTGATGGTAACGTAAAAGTTTATACCAGCAGTAATGTGATGTAACAATGAGTACAGAGTAGTGCTGGTGTGATCATGTATAATGTTTATATGAAGGTATTTATTGTGATCGTTATTTTAAATCTCACCGTGAGTAAAGATGTGGTCCCATGCAGTGGCATGCTGTTTCCAAAGGGGGGCGTGGAGGCGGAGAAGTGGGCGGGGTATGTACAAAAGGGGTGGAGTCGTATTAAGCATTCGCTCCACAGCATGAATAAACTGCTCGGATTCCTGAGACGGCTGGGACGAGAACAGGCCGATACGTTCTCCATAAAGAACATGGCAGCTCGCTACGGAAAGAGGAAGTTCTATTACTGACAGAATAACACAGAAACACTGTGAACATGCAGGCAAAAGTATCTCTTATAAGTGAACTCTTTTATTCTTTCACGAGCAATTAAGTTTAATGTAGCTGTTCAAAACGACCAGTCTGGTGCTGACTTAATCAGTGTGTTTTGGTTCTACTGAGGTTCAGGTAACACAGTGCAAATAGAAATTTAGATTTGATTGTTCCCTCATTGTAAACTACCCATCAGCAAAGCAGCCAAACCATAATACACCcatcaccatgcttcacagataATATAATCATCATTAAAAGTTCAGGGTTCACATTTTGTCAGAACAGCACATGATTTAGAGCAGCATCTTTGTTTGTGCCAACATCCAAACTTTAACATTTTGCACATTACCTGAAGCTAAACTTCTCACACCTACCTTCCAGAGCGAACCTGAACAGGTAAGGACTAGGGTCAAAGGTCAGAGTGTGAGCCTTGTTTTCCATTTGTCCCTCAGATTGAACTTTACGCTGCAGTAAACCACTAAAATCTCTCGCTACTTCATCCAACAAGGGCAGGAACCGACGCACCGCTGAACTCAACATCACCTCCCGATTTAACAACAACCGGTCCGCTCTCCATTCAGTTCCGTTTctgtaaccacacacacacacaacattattAGCTCGTATCTAAATGATGCTACAACATTTCTGTACGTTGTTTTGTGTGTACACACTAACTTGAGGAAAACGCCTTTGCTGTGTTTGCGTGTTTCCCGGTGCGTATCCCACGGATGCAGCGTCATACGGCGAGGATTTAATCCTTCAGAACGGAAGAGTTCACCGATATCCACTGGAAACATGATGTTCACAGTGCACTGAGATCCCAGATACTGCCTGAGAGAAGgatgtgaattaaaaaaaacatgacaatTATGTTCATTAATCAGATCTGTTTGGTTCGGGTGGGCGACACGGTgactaggtgggtagcactgtcgcctcagagcaagaaggtctcgggtcctttctgtgtggagtttgcatgttctccccgtgtctgcgtgggtttcctccgggagctccggtttcctcccacagtccaaaaacatgcagtcaggttaattggagacactgaaaattgccctataggtgaatgggtgtgtgtgtgtatgtgtgtctgccctgcgatggactggtgccccctccagggtgttactgtgtgccttgcggccattgaaaagctgggataggctccagcacacacacacccccacacgactttgattggataagcggttaaaaaaagtgagtgtgagtgagtgatggatTTGTTAATGATTACACATGCAACAATGACCGGGTCAGGGAACTGAACTTGAGTCAATTCTTTGGAAGCTGTTTGACATAGTTcacttgtgtgtatttgtgggtTTTCTGGGCACTTTGCTTTCCTTCCTGTTCTCAAAATATACAGAAGGTAGATTGGCCACTCTTAATTaaaacaatcataataataaaagtattttgCAATCTTCTTTAACAACTGAAAATAAACTCTAGATCATGGAACTTCCAAACTAGTATTGAAAAACACCCTAAAAACCAAGAGATTGAGCTGCCTTTGTTAAGAACCTCTTCAATCTGGCAAGGCCAATCAAAGTCAAGACCTGCCGAAGAACATTTAATGAAAaatgaagaatgcctttatttgtcatatgtacatgttgtttggaagctggggtcagaacgcagggtcagccattgtactgcatccttggagcagacagggttaagggccttgcttaatggcccaacagtggctgcatagcagagcctgaatttgaaccaacaatcttccaaCTGAtggtccaaagctctacccaatgTCCCCAACTCTCCACTGCCCCCCAAAATAGAAGATAATCTAAAATCTTCTCAAACAGTGAATCTGCAGATAAGCCCAGGTAGGAACACACCTGACCATCAGAACTCCTATAATGGAATCAATAGATGCCTTATGAAGCCTGTAATAATTcaaaagaagaataaaaaacGACACCCTCTTCACCTGGACCAGATTCTCAGAGGTATCCCAAAATACTTAAAACCCTCCACTTCCGCTGGTCTGCTGGTCTTTAAAGCCAATTGGCCAAAACAACAAGCTGTTGAGGGGCAGGGAAGCATGTGGTTTGTAACCCCAATGCCAGTGGAGTCTTTCTTCTGAACAAATATctaaaacaatattttgttGTCAATAACACCTCCCTCTGACAGAAGAACAAGGGCAAGACATCCAGAATATACACACAAGTCTCAGTGAGTTGGGTTGCTCCATGTGTGCAGGTGGATGTAGTGTGTAGTCAAGTATACTTGTGTATTAGTTGTGTGTTAGTTGGTTGGATAGTTGTGTATTTCTGTAGTAGTTTTTGGTAATTGTGTACCTGTAGATGGGTCCCAGTGAGTTGAATGTTTGCTCCATGTGTTTGTGCAGGTGGGTGAAGGTTCCGTTCCTCCAGAAGTGCAGCAGGTTGATCCAGCCATTACGTCCGGTGTGTGGAATCTCCTGAAAGCTCCTCACTAGTCCCTGACTTCCTTTTCCAGTCCTCCTGTCCTCCATCGCTCCATCCATCCTCTCCTCTATAACCTCACCCGTTCCTTCCTTCATCCTTTCCATCATCACAGAGCTCATTCCTCCATCTCCAGACGTGGAGGCCCTCAGAGCCCGGCACATCACCACAGATCGAGTAGACGGGGTGATCATGGTTCCTCCGTCTCTCTATCAGTCCGTCTCACACAGTGCCTCAGTGATCTATTCATCCTAAATTCTATGCACCCCCCTCTCCTCCCTCTGTGCCTCCTACACACTCATGGACTCTTCACGACACAATGCAGGATTTATTACAGCAGAAGATCAGGGTTCAAGAGAAGAACAACAGCTCTCCAAGttgcacaccacacacacacacacacacacacacacacacatttagtgaCTAGTTTTAGAAACAAAAGAGCTGATAATTag
This DNA window, taken from Trichomycterus rosablanca isolate fTriRos1 chromosome 3, fTriRos1.hap1, whole genome shotgun sequence, encodes the following:
- the LOC134310851 gene encoding cytochrome P450 11B, mitochondrial; the protein is MITPSTRSVVMCRALRASTSGDGGMSSVMMERMKEGTGEVIEERMDGAMEDRRTGKGSQGLVRSFQEIPHTGRNGWINLLHFWRNGTFTHLHKHMEQTFNSLGPIYRQYLGSQCTVNIMFPVDIGELFRSEGLNPRRMTLHPWDTHRETRKHSKGVFLKNGTEWRADRLLLNREVMLSSAVRRFLPLLDEVARDFSGLLQRKVQSEGQMENKAHTLTFDPSPYLFRFALEASCHVLYGERIGLFSSQPSQESEQFIHAVERMLNTTPPLLYIPRPLLRLHAPLWKQHATAWDHIFTHAEARIKRVYERLQTQGGSISGAAEVSQFYGVLGQLMERGQLPLELIRANITELMAGGVDTTAVPLQFALFELARSPEVQEQVRAQVQSAWAKANGNPFKALQGAPLLKGTIKETLRLYPVGITVQRYPIRDIVLQNYHIPAGTLVQVCLYPLGRSQDIFQNPLNFDPGRWVGSESGEGRSSNNTAAETGTGAGFRSLAFGFGARQCVGRRIAENEMQLLLMHILRHFRLSVPSTNDLNTKYTLILQPESPPTITFTTLPH